A section of the Armatimonadota bacterium genome encodes:
- the rsmG gene encoding 16S rRNA (guanine(527)-N(7))-methyltransferase RsmG: protein MVAALTAWARPLQMEGRRLGIRITDGQLRAFDAYLRALLESNRRVNLTSITDPQQVATTHFLDSLTCLLAAPFPHAAAVADVGSGAGLPGIPLAIARPDLRVTLIESTGKKCRFLERVVGILGLGKAGVACARAEAVGHDPEHRESYDVVVARALAEAAVAAELCLPLAKVGGAVMLMKGPHAAEEIDRAGAAISILGGEVEAARRFTINAPGEALSRTIIVVRKNRPTPDAYPRAPGRPGKRPLGIDTRRREG from the coding sequence ATGGTTGCTGCATTGACGGCCTGGGCGCGCCCGCTCCAGATGGAAGGCCGCCGTCTCGGCATCCGAATCACCGACGGCCAGCTAAGGGCCTTCGATGCATACCTTCGAGCCCTATTGGAATCGAACCGTCGCGTCAACCTGACCTCTATCACCGACCCGCAGCAGGTTGCGACCACGCACTTCCTCGATTCTCTCACCTGCCTGCTCGCGGCTCCCTTTCCGCACGCCGCAGCCGTCGCGGACGTCGGCTCCGGAGCCGGCCTGCCCGGCATTCCGCTTGCCATCGCCAGGCCCGATCTCCGCGTGACGCTGATCGAGTCCACGGGAAAGAAGTGCCGCTTCCTCGAGCGCGTTGTTGGCATCCTCGGTCTCGGCAAGGCCGGGGTCGCGTGCGCGCGGGCGGAGGCCGTCGGACATGACCCCGAGCACCGGGAATCATATGACGTCGTCGTCGCGCGGGCGCTGGCGGAGGCGGCGGTGGCGGCTGAACTGTGCCTCCCGCTGGCGAAGGTTGGCGGGGCGGTGATGCTCATGAAGGGGCCGCACGCGGCGGAGGAGATTGACCGGGCGGGAGCGGCCATTTCGATCCTGGGTGGCGAGGTGGAGGCGGCGCGGAGGTTCACCATCAATGCTCCCGGGGAGGCGCTCTCGCGGACGATCATTGTTGTGCGCAAGAACCGGCCGACGCCGGATGCTTACCCCCGCGCGCCGGGCAGGCCGGGGAAACGCCCTCTGGGCATTGACACGCGCAGACGCGAAGGATAG
- a CDS encoding ParA family protein gives MATAQVTAILNQKGGVGKTTTAINLGACLAAAGRRVLVVDMDPQANCTSGLGMGSADGKTIYDVLVDGVDMAEAVRPTRVEGLAAVPSTIDLAGAEVELVTAIARESRLREALRGVSDRFDYILLDTPPSLGLLTVNCLTGARWVLIPIQCEYYALEGLAQLGRTVGLVEKHLNPGLRLMGVVLTMFDGRTKLSREVAERVRERFGARVFEAVIPRSVRLSESPSYGQPIIVYDPRSKGAEAYTELAKEVMRIGDETQGTGVADPAD, from the coding sequence ATGGCGACGGCTCAGGTAACGGCTATCCTCAACCAGAAGGGGGGCGTAGGCAAGACCACTACCGCCATCAACCTCGGCGCCTGTCTGGCAGCCGCCGGCAGGCGAGTGCTGGTGGTGGATATGGATCCCCAGGCCAACTGCACGAGCGGCCTGGGGATGGGGAGCGCTGACGGCAAGACGATTTATGACGTGCTGGTTGACGGAGTGGACATGGCGGAGGCGGTGCGGCCGACCCGGGTGGAGGGCCTGGCGGCGGTGCCGTCAACTATAGACCTGGCCGGGGCCGAGGTCGAACTGGTGACGGCGATCGCGAGGGAATCGCGCTTGCGCGAGGCATTGCGGGGGGTGAGCGACCGCTTCGACTACATCCTGCTGGACACGCCGCCGTCACTTGGGCTGCTGACGGTTAACTGCCTGACAGGGGCGCGGTGGGTGCTGATACCCATCCAGTGTGAATACTACGCGCTGGAGGGGCTGGCGCAATTGGGGCGGACGGTGGGGCTGGTGGAAAAGCACCTGAACCCCGGGCTGCGGCTGATGGGGGTGGTGCTGACGATGTTCGACGGGCGCACGAAGCTTTCGCGGGAGGTGGCAGAGCGGGTGCGAGAGCGGTTTGGGGCGCGGGTGTTCGAGGCGGTGATTCCGCGGTCGGTGCGGCTGTCCGAGTCGCCCAGCTACGGACAGCCGATCATCGTGTACGATCCGAGATCGAAGGGTGCCGAGGCTTACACAGAACTTGCGAAGGAAGTGATGAGGATTGGAGACGAAACACAGGGGACTGGGGTCGCTGATCCCGCAGATTGA